Within the Candidatus Krumholzibacteriia bacterium genome, the region ACGACGAGCAACACCGGCGGCAACACCACCAGGGCCACTCGACGTTCCAGTGTGAGCCTTCCGCCCGATAGCATGCGGTGCGTCCCCACGATCTTCCCCGAAGGAGATCCGTCCGAATCCGGCCGGCGGATCCGCCGCGTCGGAGTGGGGATCGGCCGATCATCCCCGAACCTTGACGCCACTTCCGGTTCCGGCGTGGTTCCGATCAGCGCTCGATGCCGACGGCGGCCCCGGAGGGTTCCACGTGGTCCAGGAGGGCGCGGAGTTCGTCGTGGCGGAGAGGTCCGCTGACGGTCGTATCGGCGCCGGCGGCCAGACAGCGGTCGATGGACAGCGTGTCGTGGCGGCGGCAGACCCCGACCACCGGTGTGTGCCGACCACGGCCGTCGGCACGGCGGATCGCCTCGATCACCCGGCTACGGCCGGTGCGCTCGGACTCGTCGCTGAGCAGGACGAGGTCGAAGGGGCCGTCGCGGTCGGCCACGGACACCACGTCGCTGGCGTCGGCCGAGACGGCACGGCAGCCCAGGCGTTGCAGAGCCAGTCCGGTGAGGCGTCGCGACAGAGGCTCGTCGTCGACCACGAGCACCCGTGCCGATGGAGTCCGCGAGCCAGGCGTGCCGCTCTCGGCGTGGTCCGGGTCCATCGCGCCCACGCGGTTCACCAGTTCGGTCCGCAGTCGGTCGCGATGGACGGGTTTGGCCAGCGTCGGCAGGCGATCGGAACGGGGCCGCCGTCCGAAGGGCACGAGCAGATGGATCCGGTCGGCGAGCCCCGCGGGCAGCGCGTCGACCCACGCATCGGGGTCGAAGTCGTCGAGGGTCTGGTCGACGAGCACGCAGTCGTAGCTCCAGTCGTCCTCGGCCGCGGCGCCGATCATGGACCTGGCCTCGTCGGCCGTCGCGGCCAGGTCCACCAGCGCGGCCATGTCGCGCAACTGCCGCTCCAGGACCACCGCCATGGTCGGTCGATCCTCCACCACGAGCACCCGTGCTCCCGGACACGGCTCGACCGGTGCCGGATGGGCGTCGGGAACGTCGACCGGTCCGAAGGGCAGCGTGCACCAGAACGATCGGCGTTCGTCGGGGTCGATCTCCATACCGGCCGCACCACCGAGCACCTGGACCAGACGGTGGGCCAGGGCGAGCCCGACCGCACCCGGAGCCGGCTCGCCGCCCAGGACCTCGTCGCCGTGCAGATAGGGTCCGAAGCGAGCCTCGAGCTGTCGGGCGGTCAGTGCCCACTCGGTGGCGTGGACCTCGAACCGGACCTCCCAGCGACGGTCGCTGCTCATCACGCTGCGCACCGTGAGCAGGACCTCGCCCCCTTCGGTCGAGCGCACGGCCTGGGCCAGGAGTTGCACGAGGATCTGCCGGGTCCTCGCCTCGTCCCCCGCGAGCGTCGGCGGCAGGATTCCGTCGACGTGCACGGCCACCTCGTCGTCGCGCGCGTGGGCGGCCTGCGACACCAGGTCCGCCACGCCCTCGGCCAGATCACCCACGGAGAAGGGACGGATCTCCACGGGAAGGTTCCCCGCCTCCACCCGTTCGAAGTCGAGCAGGTCCTCGACGCACTGCGCCGCTCGTCCCATCGAGCGGCGGGCCTCGTCCAGTCGTGATCCCACCGATCCGTCGACGGCGCCGGCGAGGTCCTCGAGGATCTCACCGACGCGCCGTAGCGGACCACGCACCTCGTCGGCCAGCGCGGCCAGCGCATGACTGCGCATCCGCCGAGCCCGGTCCGAGGCGCGGTCGGCCGCCTCAACCCGTCCCTCGGCCAGGTGTTCGCGCGTGATGTCCCGCGCGAGCACGACGATCGCCTCGACGTCGCCCCGGTCGTCGAGCAACGGCGTGCGGTCGACCCGCGCCCATCGCGGCTCCCCGTCGGGCCCCACGCGTTCCTCGAGTTCTCCGATCAGTGCATCGCGCGTCTCGATGACCTCGAGATCGCGCCGGTAGCTCCGTGCAGCATTCTCGGGATCGAGTTCCCAGAGGAAGCGGTTCTCGATGGAGGACGCCGGCAGCCCGAGTTCCCGCGCCGCCGTGAGGTTGGCCCGCAGAATTCGGTTGTCGCGATCCTTCACCCAGAGCGCAGCCGGGACCAGATCGAGGACCCGTTGTTCCTGTTCCCGGAGACGGCGGGCGGTGTCGGCGACCGCCTCGTGCTCGGCCCGGTCGCGGCGGGCCGTTTCGGCCTCTTCGTCGTGAGCGAGGACCGTGGAGACGAGATGGGCCAGAGCCTCGAGCAGCTCGACGTCCGCGGCGGTGAAGGCGCGCTGTCCGGCCTCGCTGGCCACGCACAGAACGCCGACCACCGTGTCGGCGGCGCGCACGGGAACGCCCACCAGGGCCTGCGCACCGTCGGCCGAGACGTCGATGCCTCGCCCGGTCCACGAATCGTGGTCCTCGACGACGACGGGCGCCGCCGTACTCCAGACCTGGCCCACCAGACCCGTCCCGGGTTCGAAACGACGGCCGGATGCTCCGTCGAACAGGCCGTCTCCACCCACCAACCGCATGGTCGCCCCACCGTCGTCGAGCCGGGCGACGAAACCGTGGTCCACGCCGACCGTCGCCCGCGCGGCGACGAGCAACGCGGGCAGGACCTCGTCCGGACTGCGGCGCTCGGCCACGGCCCTCGAGGCCAGCGTCAGGGCCCGGAGCAGGGGACGCGGAAGCGACGACCGCTCGTCGCGCCCCGGCTGGGCCGTTCCCGCCGCCGGTGGTCGATTTCCGATCGTGCGCGACCGCGCGAGGTCCATGGAATCGTTCCGATCCGCCGGATTCCACCCTCCCGGGGGACGGTGGCGGCACGGGGAGCAAGGCGCGGAGAAAGAGTGCAAAGCCGGGGCCAACACACCGGAAGGAGGCATTGCTCCGGCTTTCCACTATGCTGCCGCGGAACCGAGATCCCAGGAGGCCGACCGATGACCACCGCGATCCCACCCCGCACCGAGATCCCCGACGAACTCCGCTGGAACCTCGCCGACATCTGCTCCGGCTGGGACGAGTGGGAGGAGGGCGTGCGCGAGCTCGAGCGACGGGTCGAGGACTTCGCTCGACGGCGCGGGACGCTCGGCGAGGGACCCGAGTCCCTGCACGCCGCTCTCGCCGCCCACGACGAGCTCGAGGTGCTGGCCCACCGGGTGTGGTGGTACCCGTCGCTGATGCACGACGAGGACCTGCGCCGCAACGACATCGAGGAACGCAAGCAGCGCGTGCAGATCGTCCTGGCACGGGCCGACACCGAGAGCGCGTGGCTGCGCCCCGAGATCCTCGCCCTGGGCGAGGACACCGTCCGTCGCTGGCTCGGCGAACACGACGCCCTGTCGCTGTACCGCTTCCTGCTCGAGGACCTCTTCCGCCAGCAGGAGCACGTGCTCGACGAGCCCCGCGAAACGCAGTTGAGTTACGCGAGTCGTCTCGGATCGACTCCGTCCGACGCCTACACCATGCTCAGCACCGCCGACGTCGAGTGGCCCACGATCGAACTCACCTCGGGCGAGTCGGTGAAGCTGACCTACGGCACCTACCATCACCTGCTGCAGACCGCACGGGAGCAGGACGACCGCCGCCGGGCCTTCGAAGCCCTCTACGGCACGTTCACCCGGCACCGGAACACCTACTCCAGCCTCTACGCCGGGGTCTGCCAACGCGACTGGTTCGTCGCCCGCTCGCGTGGCTACGCCTCCACGCTCGAGGCCGCACTGCACGGCAACGACATCCCGACGACCGTGGTCGAGAACCTGATCGCGACCACGCGCGAGGGTGTCGCTCCACTGCGCCGCTACTACGGTCTTCGCAAGCGTGCGCTGGGCCTGGACCATATCCATCTGTACGACGGCATGGTGCCCCTGCTGGACGACGACCGCCGTTACTCGTGGAAGCAGGCGACGAAGCACGTGCTCGACTCGGTCGCGCCGCTCGGTGACGAGTACGCCGCGCTCATGCACGAAGCCTTCGAGGGCCGCTGGATCGACGTGCTCGAGAACGAGGGCAAACGCAACGGGGCCTACAGCGCACCGGTCTACGGCGTGCACCCCTACGTGCTGATGAACTACAAGGACACGCGCAGCGACCTGTTCACCCTGGCTCACGAGATGGGCCACAGCCTGCACACCGTGCTCAGCCACCGCAGCCAGCCCTACGTGTACTCGGGCTACACGATCTTCGTGGCCGAGGTCGCCAGTACATTGAACGAAGCCCTGCTGCTCGACCTGCTCATGGAACGCACCAACGATCCGCGCGAGCGGGTGCTCCTGCTGCAGCACGCGATCGACAGCATCGCGGCGACCTTCTACACACAGGTCATGTTCGCCGACTTCGAGTTGCAGGCACACCGGCGCGTGGAA harbors:
- a CDS encoding GAF domain-containing protein, whose amino-acid sequence is MDLARSRTIGNRPPAAGTAQPGRDERSSLPRPLLRALTLASRAVAERRSPDEVLPALLVAARATVGVDHGFVARLDDGGATMRLVGGDGLFDGASGRRFEPGTGLVGQVWSTAAPVVVEDHDSWTGRGIDVSADGAQALVGVPVRAADTVVGVLCVASEAGQRAFTAADVELLEALAHLVSTVLAHDEEAETARRDRAEHEAVADTARRLREQEQRVLDLVPAALWVKDRDNRILRANLTAARELGLPASSIENRFLWELDPENAARSYRRDLEVIETRDALIGELEERVGPDGEPRWARVDRTPLLDDRGDVEAIVVLARDITREHLAEGRVEAADRASDRARRMRSHALAALADEVRGPLRRVGEILEDLAGAVDGSVGSRLDEARRSMGRAAQCVEDLLDFERVEAGNLPVEIRPFSVGDLAEGVADLVSQAAHARDDEVAVHVDGILPPTLAGDEARTRQILVQLLAQAVRSTEGGEVLLTVRSVMSSDRRWEVRFEVHATEWALTARQLEARFGPYLHGDEVLGGEPAPGAVGLALAHRLVQVLGGAAGMEIDPDERRSFWCTLPFGPVDVPDAHPAPVEPCPGARVLVVEDRPTMAVVLERQLRDMAALVDLAATADEARSMIGAAAEDDWSYDCVLVDQTLDDFDPDAWVDALPAGLADRIHLLVPFGRRPRSDRLPTLAKPVHRDRLRTELVNRVGAMDPDHAESGTPGSRTPSARVLVVDDEPLSRRLTGLALQRLGCRAVSADASDVVSVADRDGPFDLVLLSDESERTGRSRVIEAIRRADGRGRHTPVVGVCRRHDTLSIDRCLAAGADTTVSGPLRHDELRALLDHVEPSGAAVGIER
- the pepF gene encoding oligoendopeptidase F gives rise to the protein MTTAIPPRTEIPDELRWNLADICSGWDEWEEGVRELERRVEDFARRRGTLGEGPESLHAALAAHDELEVLAHRVWWYPSLMHDEDLRRNDIEERKQRVQIVLARADTESAWLRPEILALGEDTVRRWLGEHDALSLYRFLLEDLFRQQEHVLDEPRETQLSYASRLGSTPSDAYTMLSTADVEWPTIELTSGESVKLTYGTYHHLLQTAREQDDRRRAFEALYGTFTRHRNTYSSLYAGVCQRDWFVARSRGYASTLEAALHGNDIPTTVVENLIATTREGVAPLRRYYGLRKRALGLDHIHLYDGMVPLLDDDRRYSWKQATKHVLDSVAPLGDEYAALMHEAFEGRWIDVLENEGKRNGAYSAPVYGVHPYVLMNYKDTRSDLFTLAHEMGHSLHTVLSHRSQPYVYSGYTIFVAEVASTLNEALLLDLLMERTNDPRERVLLLQHAIDSIAATFYTQVMFADFELQAHRRVEHDEPLTADSLDDLYASIMGDFYGDAVVHDDAYRSTWARIPHLYRSPYYVYQYATCFASAATLKREISAGDGGRAAVDRYLELLRSGGSAHPMDQLRRAGVDLGRPEPVAAVVAQLDDLVTQLESELDALDR